In one window of Camelina sativa cultivar DH55 chromosome 15, Cs, whole genome shotgun sequence DNA:
- the LOC104745741 gene encoding cytochrome P450 72A13-like → MEISVASVTVSVALVVVSLWVWRTLNWVWFKPKMLESYLRRQGLAGTPYTPLVGDVKRNSSMLAEARSKPIQLTDDITPRVVPFHLHMLKTHGRTFFTWLGPIPTVTIMDPELIKEVFNNVNDFQKAHSNPLGRLIATGLVSYDGDKWAKHRRIINPAFHLEKIKNMVPAFHQSCSEVVGQWDKLVLDKEGLSCEMDVWPWLVSLTADVISRTAFGSSYKEGQRIFELQAELARLLIQNFRKAFIPGYNYLPTKGNRRMKAAAREIKVIMGGIVNRRLRAREAGDAPSDDLLGILLESNLGQEKGNGMSTEELMEECKLFYFAGQETTTVLLVWTMVLLSQHQDWQARAREEVKQVFGAKEPDTEGLNQLKVMTMILYEVLRLYPPVTQLTRAIHKEMKLGDMTLPSGVQISLPILLVQRDTELWGNDAGEFKPERFKDGVSKATKNQVSFFPFAWGPRICIGQNFAMLEAKMAMALILQKFSFELSPSYVHAPHTVITIHPQFGAPLILHKL, encoded by the exons ATGGAGATTTCAGTTGCATCGGTAACAGTTTCAGTAGCTCTAGTTGTTGTGTCGTTGTGGGTATGGAGAACTTTAAACTGGGTTTGGTTTAAACCAAAGATGCTTGAGAGTTACTTGAGGAGACAGGGTCTTGCCGGAACTCCTTACACGCCTCTCGTCGGCGATGTGAAGAGGAATTCCAGCATGTTGGCTGAGGCAAGATCCAAACCCATCCAACTAACGGATGATATCACACCACGTGTTGTGCCTTTTCACTTGCACATGCTTAAGACTCACG GGAGAACTTTCTTTACATGGCTTGGACCCATACCAACCGTCACCATAATGGATCCTGAGCTAATCAAGGAAGTGTTCAACAATGTTAATGATTTCCAAAAGGCACATTCGAACCCTTTGGGCAGACTTATAGCGACTGGACTCGTTAGTTATGATGGTGATAAATGGGCAAAACACCGAAGAATTATCAACCCGGCTTTCCACCTTGAGAAGATCAAG AATATGGTACCTGCCTTTCACCAGAGTTGCAGTGAGGTTGTTGGCCAATGGGACAAGTTAGTGTTGGATAAAGAAGGGTTGTCCTGTGAGATGGATGTTTGGCCTTGGCTTGTGAGTCTGACTGCAGATGTGATCTCCCGTACTGCTTTTGGCAGCAGCTACAAAGAAGGTCAGAGGATTTTTGAGCTCCAAGCAGAACTAGCAAGGCTTCTCATACAAAATTTTCGGAAAGCTTTCATCCCTGGTTACAA TTATCTCCCTACAAAGGGTAATAGAAGGATGAAAGCAGCAGCTAGAGAAATCAAAGTTATAATGGGAGGGATCGTTAACAGAAGGTTAAGGGCAAGAGAAGCTGGGGACGCACCAAGTGACGATTTGTTGGGTATACTTCTTGAATCGAATTTGGGGCAAGAGAAAGGAAATGGAATGAGTACCGAGGAACTGATGGAGGAGTGCAAGCTGTTCTATTTCGCCGGGCAAGAGACTACAACAGTACTTCTGGTTTGGACAATGGTTCTGTTAAGCCAACACCAAGACTGGCAGGCTCGTGCACGTGAAGAAGTGAAGCAAGTCTTTGGCGCTAAGGAACCTGACACAGAAGGTCTCAACCAGCTGAAAGTT ATGACAATGATACTATACGAGGTCCTAAGGCTATATCCTCCAGTAACACAGCTGACCCGAGCCATACACAAAGAGATGAAGCTAGGCGACATGACATTACCAAGCGGTGTTCAGATCAGTCTACCCATTCTGCTAGTCCAACGGGACACGGAGCTATGGGGAAACGACGCAGGGGAGTTCAAGCCAGAGAGATTCAAAGACGGTGTCTCAAAGGCAACAAAAAACCAAGTCTCCTTCTTTCCTTTCGCGTGGGGACCGAGGATATGCATAGGCCAGAACTTTGCAATGCTTGAAGCAAAGATGGCAATGGCTTTGATACTACAGAAGTTTTCATTTGAGCTCTCTCCTTCATATGTTCACGCGCCTCACACAGTCATCACCATTCACCCACAGTTCGGTGCTCCTCTTATCTTGCACAAGCTCTAA
- the LOC104745740 gene encoding cytochrome P450 72A15, with translation MEISVASVTISVAVVVMSWLVWRALLWVWFKPKMLESYLRRQGLPGTSYTPLVGDVKRNFSMLTEARSKPIKLTDDTRPRLVPHPLQMLKTHGRTYFSWFGPVPIITIMDPEQIKEVFNKVYDFQKPHTFPLATLIAKGLANYDGDKWAKHRRIINPAFHLEKIKNMVPAFHQSCSEVVGEWEKLVSDKGSSCEVDVWPGLVSMTADVISRTAFGSSYKEGQRIFELQAELAQLIIQAFRKAIIPGFSYLPTKGNRRMKAKAREIQVILRGIVNKRLRAREAGEAPSDDLLGILLESNLGQTKGNGMSTEDLMEECKLFYFAGQETTSVLLVWTMVLLSQHKDWQARAREEVKQVFGDKEPDAEGLNQLKVMTMILYEVLRLYPPVTQLTRAIHKEIKLGDLTLPGGVQISLPILLVQRDTELWGNDAGEFKPERFKDGLSKATKSQVSFFPFAWGPRICIGQNFAMLEAKMAMALILQKFSFELSPSYLHAPYTIITIHPQFGAQLILHKL, from the exons ATGGAGATATCAGTTGCATCGGTAACTATTTCAGTAGCTGTAGTTGTTATGTCATGGTTGGTATGGAGAGCTTTACTGTGGGTTTGGTTTAAACCAAAGATGCTTGAGAGTTACCTGAGAAGACAAGGCCTTCCCGGAACTTCTTACACGCCTCTCGTCGGCGATGTGAAGAGGAATTTTAGCATGTTGACAGAGGCAAGATCAAAACCCATCAAACTAACGGATGATACAAGACCACGTCTCGTGCCTCATCCCTTACAAATGCTCAAGACTCACG GAAGGACTTACTTTTCATGGTTTGGACCTGTACCAATCATCACTATAATGGATCCTGAGCAAATCAAGGAAGTGTTCAACAAAGTTTATGATTTCCAAAAGCCGCATACATTCCCTTTGGCCACACTGATAGCTAAAGGACTCGCTAATTATGATGGTGATAAATGGGCAAAACACCGGAGAATCATCAACCCGGCTTTCCACCTTGAGAAGATCAAG AATATGGTACCTGCGTTCCACCAGAGTTGCAGCGAGGTTGTTGGCGAATGGGAGAAGTTAGTCTCGGATAAAGGGTCATCATGTGAGGTAGACGTTTGGCCTGGGCTTGTGAGTATGACTGCAGATGTGATCTCTCGTACAGCTTTTGGCAGTAGCTACAAAGAAGGACAGAGGATCTTTGAGCTCCAAGCAGAACTAGCACAGCTCATCATTCAAGCTTTTCGGAAAGCAATCATCCCTGGATTCAG TTATCTCCCAACAAAAGGTAACAGAAGGATGAAAGCAAAAGCAAGAGAAATCCAAGTTATACTGAGAGGGATCGTTAACAAAAGGTTAAGAGCGAGAGAAGCTGGCGAAGCACCAAGTGACGATTTGCTGGGTATACTTCTTGAATCGAATTTGGGGCAAACGAAAGGAAATGGAATGAGTACTGAGGATCTGATGGAGGAGTGCAAGTTGTTCTATTTCGCGGGGCAAGAGACTACATCAGTACTTCTGGTCTGGACAATGGTTCTGTTAAGCCAACACAAAGACTGGCAGGCTCGTGCACGAGAAGAAGTGAAGCAAGTTTTTGGCGATAAAGAACCTGATGCAGAAGGTCTCAACCAGCTCAAAGTT ATGACGATGATATTATACGAGGTCCTAAGGCTATATCCACCAGTAACTCAGCTGACCCGAGCCATTCACAAAGAGATAAAGCTAGGAGACCTAACACTACCAGGCGGTGTTCAGATCAGTCTACCAATTCTACTAGTCCAACGGGACACAGAGCTGTGGGGAAACGATGCAGGGGAGTTCAAGCCAGAGAGATTCAAAGACGGTCTCTCAAAGGCAACAAAGAGCCAAGTCTCATTCTTTCCTTTTGCATGGGGACCGAGGATATGCATAGGCCAGAACTTTGCAATGCTTGAGGCAAAGATGGCAATGGCTTTGATTCTACAGAAGTTTTCCTTTGAGCTTTCTCCTTCATATCTTCACGCGCCTTACACAATCATCACCATTCACCCACAGTTTGGTGCTCAGCTTATCCTCCACAAGCTCTAA